A window of Tautonia plasticadhaerens contains these coding sequences:
- a CDS encoding spore photoproduct lyase family protein, with protein sequence MPTASPGPAALLDVGTIYHEPAVPDHPRGREILGRFPHARREVVRSHWNIPGLHGNEGKAEDWLRTKKTTLVLGLRKGMEIRPNGRSADFIAPGASNGCAMACSYCYVPRRKGYANPITTFVNVDAIAAAIRRHADRLGRKEAPNQVDPWFWVYDVGENGDCSVDAAISDNVRDLVALFRDLPNAKASFATKSVNRELLDYDPRGKTRVRFSLMPPVVAKLLDVRTSTIAERIAAIDDFVAAGYEVHLNLSPVVYYEGWLDDYRELFSDVDARIGSKARRQLRAEIIFLTHNDRLHEVNLRWHPRAEELLWVPDLQESKVSETGGTNVRYRRGLKRQLVAEFEALLRETLPYCGIRYAF encoded by the coding sequence ATGCCGACCGCGTCGCCGGGGCCGGCCGCGTTGCTCGACGTGGGGACGATCTACCACGAGCCGGCGGTGCCCGACCACCCCCGGGGCCGGGAGATCCTGGGTCGTTTCCCCCACGCCCGACGCGAGGTGGTCCGCTCGCACTGGAACATCCCCGGCCTGCACGGCAACGAGGGGAAGGCCGAGGACTGGCTGCGGACCAAGAAGACGACCCTGGTGCTGGGCCTCCGCAAGGGGATGGAGATCCGCCCCAACGGCCGGTCGGCCGACTTCATCGCGCCGGGGGCCTCCAACGGCTGCGCGATGGCCTGCTCGTACTGCTACGTGCCGAGGCGAAAGGGATACGCGAACCCGATCACCACGTTCGTGAACGTGGACGCCATCGCCGCCGCGATCCGTCGGCACGCCGACCGGCTCGGCAGGAAGGAGGCGCCGAACCAGGTGGACCCCTGGTTCTGGGTCTACGACGTCGGCGAGAACGGGGACTGCTCGGTCGACGCGGCGATCTCGGACAACGTCCGGGACCTGGTTGCCCTGTTCCGGGACCTGCCGAACGCCAAGGCGTCGTTCGCCACCAAGTCGGTCAACCGAGAGCTGCTCGACTACGACCCGAGGGGCAAGACCCGGGTCCGGTTCAGCCTGATGCCCCCGGTGGTGGCGAAGCTGCTCGACGTGAGGACCTCGACGATCGCCGAGCGGATCGCCGCCATCGACGACTTCGTGGCCGCCGGGTACGAGGTGCACCTGAACCTCAGCCCGGTGGTCTACTACGAGGGGTGGCTCGACGACTACCGGGAACTCTTCTCGGACGTGGACGCGAGGATCGGATCGAAGGCCCGGCGGCAGCTCCGCGCCGAGATCATCTTCCTGACCCACAACGACCGCCTGCACGAGGTGAACCTGCGCTGGCACCCGAGGGCGGAGGAACTGCTCTGGGTGCCGGACCTCCAGGAGTCGAAGGTGTCGGAGACCGGGGGGACGAACGTCCGGTACCGCCGGGGCCTGAAGCGGCAACTCGTCGCCGAGTTCGAGGCGCTCCTGCGCGAGACGCTGCCCTATTGCGGCATCCGATACGCGTTCTGA